AATGGCCTTAGGTAATTGTAATAAACCTGATCTTACAAAAGTTTGTAATAATCCAGCGAGTCCCCCTAGAATTAAACAACAAACTGCCACATACATATGTGCCATAACGAGTTTACTATCCGTCTTGTTTAAACGTGTTATCATTTTTTATCCACAACCTTTATCATCGACTTCATATCTGCATGTCCGACACCACAATATTCATTACAGATGATAAGATATTCACCTTTATGATTGAATGTCTTTGAATATTCACTAATGTGTCCTGGTTCTAACATCATGTTGACGTTCGTTCCAGGTAAACTGAATCCATGCAATGTATCTTTACTTGTCGCAATGATTTTTACTTTTGAGCCTTTAGGTATTTCGATTTTCCCAGGTTGATAGTTAAAAGCTGAGGCTACAATAACGAGTTCGTAATCATAGTCTTTACCGTAAACTTTATGAAGCCCTGGTTTATTAAAAGGCTCAATTTGTTCGACTTTATCTGAGTTAACGTATGCTCTACCAGATGCAGCTGGTTTATGACCATTATGTAACCCTGTAATTATTAAAATTATAAGAAACAATGCTAAAGAAGCTGTTCCTACGCTTAACCATAGCTTTTCATATTTATGCACAGATTTCACCCCTTA
This portion of the Mammaliicoccus vitulinus genome encodes:
- a CDS encoding cytochrome c oxidase subunit II, translating into MHKYEKLWLSVGTASLALFLIILIITGLHNGHKPAASGRAYVNSDKVEQIEPFNKPGLHKVYGKDYDYELVIVASAFNYQPGKIEIPKGSKVKIIATSKDTLHGFSLPGTNVNMMLEPGHISEYSKTFNHKGEYLIICNEYCGVGHADMKSMIKVVDKK